Proteins from a genomic interval of Desertifilum tharense IPPAS B-1220:
- the ssuC gene encoding aliphatic sulfonate ABC transporter permease SsuC — protein MALNPFPWQQIQPWIVPLSLLIVWQLFAQFGLMPTRILPAPISIVEAAIKLIQSGELWKHVQISTWRAFVGFTIGGGIGLTLGVLNGVFPLAERYLDSSVQMIRNIPHLALIPLVILWFGIGDPARIFLVALGVFFPIYINTFYGIRSIDPNLVEMGKVYGLRPRELFWQIILPGALPSSLVGLRYGLGLMWLTLIVAETIAASSGIGYMAMNAREFMHTDVVVLSILLYAVLGKLADSAVRLLERWWLPWHPSQQ, from the coding sequence ATGGCACTCAACCCCTTCCCCTGGCAGCAAATTCAACCTTGGATCGTTCCCCTAAGCTTGTTAATCGTTTGGCAACTCTTCGCTCAATTTGGACTGATGCCAACGCGAATCTTGCCCGCCCCCATCAGTATTGTTGAAGCCGCCATTAAACTCATTCAAAGTGGCGAACTGTGGAAACACGTTCAGATCAGCACTTGGCGGGCTTTTGTCGGTTTTACGATCGGCGGTGGCATTGGTTTAACGTTAGGGGTACTCAATGGCGTGTTTCCTCTGGCGGAAAGATATCTCGATAGTTCTGTTCAGATGATCCGCAATATTCCCCACCTCGCCTTGATTCCCTTAGTTATTCTCTGGTTTGGGATTGGCGATCCGGCACGCATCTTTCTGGTGGCTTTGGGGGTTTTCTTTCCGATTTACATTAATACCTTTTATGGCATTCGCTCCATAGACCCAAATCTGGTGGAAATGGGAAAAGTATACGGTTTGCGTCCCCGCGAACTCTTTTGGCAAATCATTCTACCTGGAGCATTACCGAGTAGTTTAGTGGGCCTGCGCTACGGTTTGGGGTTAATGTGGCTCACCCTGATTGTGGCGGAAACCATTGCTGCAAGTTCTGGCATTGGTTACATGGCGATGAATGCTAGAGAGTTTATGCACACCGATGTGGTGGTGTTGAGTATTCTGCTGTATGCCGTGTTAGGCAAGCTTGCAGATTCAGCCGTGCGTTTATTAGAACGTTGGTGGCTCCCTTGGCACCCCAGCCAACAATAA
- a CDS encoding ABC transporter ATP-binding protein, protein MTVSQERVTHSSTLSYSQGTQIQIRNLSKRFGEVAVLQDINLNIASGEFVAIVGRSGCGKSTLLRLLSGLDRPSSGEILLDGQPLQGLNGAARVMFQDARLLPWRRVRENVELGLRGDGRQRGLWALEQVGLGDRIQAWVTQLSGGQRQRVALARALVSQPRLLLLDEPLGALDALTRLEMQQLIRALWQEQQFTAILVTHDVEEAVYLADRVIVLHQGGVDLDLKVTLPHPRNPASLAFAEVKAQILERILTPNR, encoded by the coding sequence ATGACGGTATCGCAGGAAAGGGTCACTCATTCGAGTACGCTGTCGTATTCCCAAGGGACGCAAATTCAGATCCGCAACCTGAGCAAGCGTTTTGGTGAGGTTGCCGTTTTACAAGATATTAACCTCAACATTGCTTCTGGTGAATTTGTTGCCATTGTGGGGCGGAGTGGCTGCGGTAAAAGTACGTTATTGCGTCTGTTGAGCGGACTCGATCGGCCCAGTAGCGGGGAGATTTTATTAGATGGTCAACCGTTGCAAGGCTTAAATGGAGCAGCGCGAGTGATGTTTCAAGATGCGCGTCTGCTGCCGTGGCGACGAGTGCGAGAAAATGTAGAGCTAGGCTTGCGCGGAGATGGGCGTCAGCGGGGTTTGTGGGCGCTAGAACAGGTGGGTTTAGGCGATCGCATTCAGGCCTGGGTAACGCAACTTTCCGGGGGACAGCGCCAACGGGTGGCCTTAGCGCGGGCGTTAGTGAGTCAACCTCGGCTGTTACTTTTAGACGAACCCTTGGGGGCGCTGGATGCTTTAACGCGCTTGGAAATGCAACAGTTGATCCGGGCGTTATGGCAAGAACAACAATTCACAGCCATTTTAGTCACCCACGATGTTGAGGAGGCGGTTTATTTAGCAGATCGGGTTATTGTGCTGCATCAAGGCGGCGTAGATTTGGATCTCAAAGTGACCTTACCGCATCCCCGTAACCCTGCAAGTTTGGCATTTGCGGAAGTCAAAGCCCAAATTCTAGAGCGAATTCTCACACCCAATCGTTAG
- a CDS encoding Asr1405/Asl0597 family protein — protein sequence MKSSLTYQLWQCSERWLIYNRLQQLGIPCECAVHQPLNVEIHTPTAALLVRSVVQQFTAPRQDLIEWLEACWQVVESDR from the coding sequence ATGAAGTCAAGTTTAACTTACCAACTCTGGCAATGCTCCGAACGCTGGCTAATCTATAATCGTTTGCAACAACTGGGTATTCCTTGCGAATGTGCCGTGCATCAACCCCTGAACGTAGAAATTCACACCCCAACTGCCGCCCTGTTAGTTCGCAGCGTCGTTCAACAGTTTACCGCACCTCGACAGGATTTAATTGAATGGTTAGAAGCGTGTTGGCAGGTCGTTGAGAGCGATCGCTAA
- a CDS encoding aliphatic sulfonate ABC transporter substrate-binding protein, protein MHLKRRDVLFGLLGFSLPVISSSCANRSEAPNLSSTTSPTPQPGLSAVRIGYQRFSELDLIRTRGELDRQLQQQGVKVEWSFFQSGPPMLEAMNTGSLDIAGVGEAPPIFAQAAGTQFFYIASTPRGLKTQDIVVPKTSSIQSPEDLRGKKVALQRGSSAHYLFVQVLRDRNIPIEEVEIVPLSPADARAAFEQGTVDAWSIWDPFLGVIEATGNVRNLNLGRDRRAFFLASQNFVNTYPDRVKAFLLEAKLTEEWGQQNARAIAQQFSEELKIDVAILEKANQRRGWGLLPITPEAIAAQQRVADTFYELAIIPKSIQVAEVTVPEQIYAQLYPST, encoded by the coding sequence ATGCACCTTAAACGACGAGATGTATTATTTGGCTTATTGGGTTTCAGTTTACCTGTTATCAGTTCAAGCTGTGCCAATCGTTCAGAAGCGCCTAACCTTTCCTCGACAACCAGTCCAACTCCTCAACCTGGCTTATCTGCTGTCCGTATTGGCTACCAGCGCTTCTCGGAACTGGATTTAATTCGGACGCGCGGCGAGTTGGATCGTCAGTTGCAGCAGCAAGGCGTGAAGGTTGAATGGTCTTTTTTCCAATCGGGTCCTCCGATGTTGGAAGCGATGAATACGGGTAGCTTGGATATTGCAGGGGTGGGGGAAGCACCGCCAATTTTTGCCCAAGCCGCAGGGACTCAGTTTTTCTATATTGCCAGTACGCCTCGCGGTCTGAAAACGCAAGATATTGTTGTTCCCAAAACTTCGTCTATTCAATCTCCCGAAGACTTAAGGGGAAAGAAGGTCGCTTTGCAACGGGGTTCTAGCGCCCATTACTTATTCGTCCAGGTTTTGCGCGATCGCAATATTCCGATAGAGGAGGTGGAAATTGTCCCGCTTTCTCCAGCAGATGCGCGGGCGGCGTTTGAACAGGGAACGGTCGATGCTTGGTCAATTTGGGACCCCTTTCTAGGGGTCATTGAAGCTACGGGAAATGTCCGCAATTTAAATCTAGGTCGCGATCGCCGTGCCTTTTTCTTAGCGTCTCAAAACTTTGTGAATACTTACCCCGATCGAGTCAAGGCGTTTTTGCTTGAAGCCAAGCTGACAGAAGAGTGGGGACAGCAAAATGCCAGAGCGATCGCCCAACAGTTTTCTGAGGAACTGAAAATTGATGTGGCAATTCTGGAAAAAGCCAATCAACGACGCGGATGGGGTCTATTACCCATTACTCCCGAAGCGATCGCGGCCCAACAGCGCGTGGCTGATACTTTCTACGAACTGGCGATTATTCCTAAGTCGATTCAAGTTGCAGAGGTAACTGTACCTGAGCAAATCTATGCTCAACTTTACCCCAGTACGTAA
- the ssuE gene encoding NADPH-dependent FMN reductase: MPRILAIAGSPSHPSRTFTALEYARQILEQENLVIDFVSVRDFSAEALLFAQFDHPDIQRLTRLVEQADAVILATPVYKASYTGVLKALLDLLPQNALVGKPVLAIATGGTLAHYLILDYALKPVLSALGARHIPAGVYVLDTQIQKLPNGEYQLDEEVKQRLEKAVQDFITTLTSPKGIPVGANY; encoded by the coding sequence ATGCCACGGATTTTAGCGATCGCCGGTAGCCCTTCTCATCCCTCTCGCACCTTTACCGCCTTGGAATATGCCCGACAGATTTTAGAGCAAGAAAACCTGGTTATCGATTTTGTCAGCGTTCGGGATTTTTCCGCAGAAGCCTTGCTGTTTGCTCAGTTCGACCATCCCGATATTCAACGCCTTACCCGCTTAGTGGAACAAGCCGACGCCGTAATTCTGGCTACCCCCGTCTATAAAGCCTCTTATACCGGAGTCTTAAAAGCACTGCTCGATCTATTGCCCCAAAACGCCCTGGTGGGCAAACCTGTTTTAGCGATCGCCACAGGTGGCACCCTCGCCCATTATCTGATTTTGGACTACGCCCTAAAACCCGTCTTATCTGCATTAGGGGCGCGTCACATCCCCGCCGGAGTTTACGTTTTAGATACGCAGATCCAGAAATTACCCAACGGCGAATACCAACTTGACGAAGAAGTGAAGCAACGCCTGGAAAAAGCGGTTCAAGACTTCATTACCACCCTGACATCCCCCAAAGGGATTCCGGTGGGAGCCAATTATTAA
- the aroF gene encoding 3-deoxy-7-phosphoheptulonate synthase → MNNAKLASKSDTHQRTLVKLSPSVSVGGEDLLIVGGPCTVESLEQMEQVATHLSNAPVQALRGGVYKPRTSPYAFQGLGLEGLQILKSIRQHHHIPVVTEVMSIGQIEDVVTHADMLQVGSRNMQNFDLLKALGEVDKPVLLKRGLSATVEEFVMAAEYILSHGNPHVVLCERGIRSFDTYTRNVLDLGAVVALKQITHLPVIVDPSHAAGKRELVADLARASIACGADGLIIECHPEPEKSVSDARQALSLEEMVALVHSLQPIATAVGRRVLTSHPQRQLVAA, encoded by the coding sequence ATGAATAACGCCAAACTTGCCAGCAAAAGCGACACTCACCAACGCACCCTCGTCAAACTCTCCCCTAGCGTCAGCGTCGGCGGAGAAGACTTGCTAATCGTCGGCGGCCCTTGTACCGTAGAAAGCCTAGAGCAAATGGAACAAGTCGCCACCCACCTCAGCAACGCACCCGTTCAAGCCTTACGCGGCGGCGTTTACAAACCTAGAACTTCACCTTACGCCTTCCAAGGACTCGGACTGGAAGGCCTTCAAATTTTAAAGAGCATTCGCCAACACCATCACATTCCGGTTGTCACTGAAGTGATGTCCATCGGACAAATTGAAGATGTGGTGACTCATGCGGATATGCTGCAAGTTGGTAGCCGCAATATGCAAAACTTCGATTTACTCAAAGCCTTGGGAGAAGTCGATAAACCCGTATTGCTAAAGCGCGGCTTATCCGCCACGGTGGAAGAATTTGTAATGGCGGCTGAATATATTCTCAGTCACGGAAACCCTCATGTCGTGCTGTGCGAACGGGGAATTCGCAGTTTTGATACTTATACGCGTAATGTTTTAGATTTAGGCGCTGTGGTTGCACTCAAGCAAATTACTCACTTACCCGTAATTGTAGACCCCTCTCATGCAGCCGGGAAGCGCGAATTAGTGGCAGACTTAGCAAGAGCTTCTATTGCTTGTGGTGCTGATGGTTTAATTATTGAGTGTCACCCAGAACCGGAAAAATCGGTTTCCGATGCGCGTCAGGCCCTCTCTTTAGAAGAGATGGTAGCTTTGGTGCATTCTTTGCAACCCATTGCTACTGCGGTAGGACGACGGGTGCTAACTTCCCACCCTCAACGCCAGTTAGTGGCTGCTTAG